CGCCGCATCCTGCGCAAAATCGCGGCGGGCGATACCAGTAACTTCGGCGATACCTCGACGCTCGCCGATCCTGGCGTCGTGGAAAAACTGCTCGAAGAGAAACAGGCCATTACCATGCCGTCTTAAGAATCGTAACACCCTGCCGGATAAGGCGTCAGCCACTATCCGGCTGACAAACAAAACCATAACGCTCTCCTTATAAGGAGAGGAAACAATCACCTCACCCTACAGTTCCCAATGGATTTCGTGTTGCAGGAAGGCGGCAAACGCACACATCCCCAGGCGCATAGATAACTGTGTGACTGGGGTGGGCATGTGCGGCCAACGAACCTGCGGCGCGAAAGACTACGGGGAGACCTCTGGAGAATTCTGTGATGAATAACATTTATCAACAGATAGAAAACAGTGCGCATTTCAGGGAGTTAGTTGAAAGACGGCAACGGTTTGCCTTTTCCCTTTCCATCATCATGCTGATTATCTACGTCGGCTTTATTCTGCTTATCGCTTTTGCGCCGCACTGGCTCGGTACGCCGCTGCACGAAGGCACCAGCGTGACGCGCGGCATCCCGATTGGGATTGGCGTGATTGTGATTTCGTTTGTGCTGACCGGCGTCTACGTCTGGCGGGCAAACGGTGAGTTTGATCGTCTGACCAAAGCCGTGCTAAGCGAGGTAAAAGCATCATGAAACGAGTCCTGACGGCGCTGGCCGCCACACTTCCTTTCACGGCGCACGCCGCCGATGCCATTACCGGCGAGGTACAACGCCAGCCAACCAACTGGCAGGCGATTATCATGTTTGTGATTTTCGTGGCGCTCACCCTGTACATCACTTACTGGGCGTCGAAACGCGTGCGTTCGCGTAACGATTACTACACCGCGGGCGGCAATATTACCGGTTTTCAGAACGGGCTGGCGATTGCCGGTGACTTTATGTCGGCGGCCTCCTTCCTCGGGATTTCCGCGCTGGTGTACACCTCCGGCTATGACGGGCTGATTTACTCGCTGGGCTTCCTTGTCGGCTGGCCGATTATCCTGTTTTTGATCGCCGAACGGCTGCGCAACCTTGGGCGCTATACCTTCGCCGACGTGGCCTCGTACCGCCTGAAACAGGGGCCGATTCGCACCCTTTCCGCCTGCGGTTCGCTGGTGGTGGTCGCGCTGTATCTGATTGCGCAGATGGTGGGTGCCGGGAAGCTTATCGAGCTGCTGTTCGGCCTGAACTATCACGTCGCCGTGGTACTGGTTGGCGTGCTGATGGTGCTGTATGTGCTGTTCGGCGGCATGCTCGCCACCACCTGGGTACAAATTATCAAAGCGGTATTGCTGCTGTTTGGCGCAAGTTTTATGGCCTTTATGGTGATGAAACACGTCGGTTTCAGCTTCAATAACCTGTTCACCGAAGCGATGGCGGTGCATCCGAAAGGCGCGGCAATCATGAGCCCTGGCGGGCTGGTGAAAGATCCGATCTCCGCCCTGTCGTTAGGCCTGGGCCTGATGTTCGGCACCGCCGGTTTGCCGCATATCCTGATGCGTTTCTTCACCGTCAGCGATGCGCGGGAAGCCCGTAAAAGCGTGTTCTACGCCACCGGTTTTATGGGTTACTTCTACATTCTGACCTTTATCATCGGCTTTGGCGCGATCATGCTGGTCGGCGCGAATCCGGCGTTTAAAGATGCGGCGGGCACGCTGATTGGCGGTAACAATATGGCAGCGGTTCACCTTGCCGATGCGGTTGGCGGCAACCTGTTCCTCGGCTTTATTTCCGCCGTGGCGTTCGCCACCATTCTGGCAGTGGTCGCCGGGCTGACGCTGGCGGGCGCGTCGGCGGTCTCGCACGATCTCTACGCCAACGTGTTCCGTAAAGGCGCGACCGAGCGCCAGGAACTGAAGGTATCCAAAATCACCGTGCTGGTGCTCGGCGTGGTCGCCATTTTGTTGGGCATTCTGTTTGAGAAGCAGAACATCGCCTTTATGGTCGGTCTGGCCTTCTCCATTGCCGCAAGCTGCAACTTCCCGATTATTCTGCTCTCGATGTACTGGTCGAAACTGACCACGCGCGGTGCGATGATCGGCGGATGGCTTGGCCTGCTGACGGCGGTGATTTTGATGATCCTCGGCCCGACCATTTGGGTACAGATCCTCGGCCACGCCACCGCGGTCTTCCCGTATGAGTATCCGGCGCTGTTCTCGATTGCTGTCGCGTTTATCGGCATCTGGATCTTCTCCGCTACCGATAACACCGAAGCGGGCAAGCTGGAACGCGAGCAGTTCCGCGCGCAGTTTATTCGCTCGCAGACCGGTATTGGTATCGAACAGGGTCGCGCACATTAATCCCCCTGCCCCGGTCAGCCATGGCCGGGGATCATATTGGTTCCGCCGACGCCACCCGCAATCCAGGTTGCGCCGACACATCCATAAAAGCGCCGGAATTCGGCCTTCCCCCGAAAAACAAAGCATGCCGCTGTCGAGGCAGCCAGCGGCAATGCAACAATAGAAGATAACGTTCAGGTTTTTAATCCTGAAAAAACATTGTACGTATCAATTATAAATCGGATGAAAATCTATTCTGTTATTAACGAGATCCAGTCGCTGGGTATATCCGTAAAAAATGTGGCTTCCTGCGTGACGGTTCTTGTTCCTACAATAACGTATTGACTTAAATCCGGGTTAACATCCGTTAAAATATAGTACGGTTTGCGCCCGGACATACTCCCCTGATTTTCCAGCTGCGCGCCCACACTGCCATCGGTTTTAAATTCAAAATACAGCGCATTAGCCGGAACGGTGATTTTATATTTATAAGTACCATAGGAGGCGCCATCGAGAATACATGAGGCGGAGACGGAATCGCCTTTTGCATTACTGATAATATAACCGCCAATATCCGCAAGACTCTTATAATTATTGTCTTTAATAATCTTTTGAATATAGGCAATCGCCTGGCCTGGCGTTCGCCCTCTGCACGACACTATTTGTGGCTGGAATCCCGTTTTCTGGATTTCGGCAAGCTCCCGTTTATCCCCACGATAATAAACAGATGACATATCTTTATCTCCTCATGGCAATGACACTCCCGCAACATAATGCGTTTCTGTCATTAGGGTTGTAATACGAACGTTTTAGACATCAAGGGTGTTAGTGATTTTTTATTTGCACAGCAAATCGGTTTATTAAGAGGAAATAAGCGGAACACGCCGATTTACGCTGTATAACCAACCGGTTCATCAAGCAAATAACAGTTTTAAAAGTAACAGCATCAATAAGAAAAGAAATCAGGCTTTTGGCGTAGACCTTTTATCCTGATGAACAGCACGCGGATGTAAACAGGTCATCGTGTTTAACGCGATAACATGGCGGTAATTAAGGGAATTTACCGGAAAGAGCCAGTATAGGGCAGCGAATACTATCCCGGGGACATCCTGAACAGAGGCTTCGAGCCTGAGTCGGCCCATGTTCTTTTTCCCGTCAGCGCATGTGCGGCAAAACAATGATGCTCCATCTCTTTCTGTTCTATTATGGGATATTATCAAACTATCTCTTTGTAACAGGCGGCATCGGCAATGGCTTTGATCCCAAAAAACTACGCGCGGCTGGAAAGCGGCTACCGTGAGAAAGCACTAAAAATCTACCCGTGGGTGTGTGGACGCTGTTCGCGGGAGTTTGTTTATTCAAACCTGCGTGAATTGACGGTTCACCATATCGATCATGACCATACCAATAACCCGGAAGATGGCAGCAACTGGGAGCTATTGTGTCTGTATTGCCATGACCACGAACACTCAAAATACACGGAAGCGGATCAGTACGGCGCCACCGTTGTGGCGGGGGAAGATGCACAAAATGATGTCGGTGCAGCAACCTATAATCCGTTTGCCGATTTGAAGTCGATGCTTAACAAGAAGAAATAGTGCCAGCAGCGTCTCCTTCGGCAAAAAACGGTCGGTGTGCGGCACTTCGTCTGCTTGCAGATTGAATCCAGCCGGTTCCTTGCTCATGACATAAGGTTGCAAAAAATTACCAAAACTGGCAGTTGATTGTTATTTGTATGACTTTTAATATTCACTCGCAACTTATTGATTAAATTTGCCTTAGGGATATAAAAATGAAAAAAAGTAGTGTTGCAGTGATGATGATGGCCGCGTTTTCAGGAGCAGTTTATGCAGGACCGGCGCAATTTACGCCGGATTTTTCCCCGGAGAGTTTAACGGTTTCAGCCTCGGGTGGGATGCTGAGCGGGAAATCCCATGAGATGGTTTACGACGAAGTCACTGGGCGTAAAATCAGCCAACTCGACTGGAAACTCAAAAATGTCGCCATTCTGAAAGGCGATATTTCCTGGGATGCATACTCGTTTCTGACACTGAACGCCCGCGGCTGGACATCTATGGCATCTGGCTCCGGTCATATGGATGATTATGACTGGTTGAACGACAAGCAATCCGCATGGACAGACCACTCATCCCATCCAGCTACGCATGTTAATTATGCCAATGAATACGATCTCAATGTCAAAGGCTGGATATTCCAGGGCGAGAACTATAAAGCGGGTGTAACGGCAGGTTATCAGGAAACGCGTTTCAGCTGGACCGCTACCGGTGGTTCTTACAATTACGATAACGGGACAAATATCGGGAATTTCCCGGCCGGTGAACGTGGTATTGGTTATAGCCAGCGTTTCTCTATGCCATACATTGGCCTTGCTGGCCAGTATCGTATTAATGACTTTGAATTTAACGCGCTGTTTAAATTCAGTGATTGGGTCCGTGCTCATGATAACGACGAGCACTATATGCGCGACTTGACTTTCCGTGAGAAAACGTCAAGTTCACGCTATTACGGTGCATCAATTGATGCCGGATATTACGTCACACCGCAGGCCAAAGTTTTTGCTGAATTCGCCTATAGCCGTTTTGAAGAAGGCAAAGGCGGTACGCAAATTATTGATACCAACAGTGGCGAATCAGCATCTATTGGCGGAGATGCTGCCGGCATTTCTAACAATAACTATACCGTTACAGCCGGTCTGCAATATCGCTTCTGAAGCAGCGCAACGCGTATATCTTTAAAAAATACCGGGCCCCTGACGGGGCCTTTTTCATTAAAGGTGCCCGAATAAAGGGGGCAGCCCCATTGATTAATTTCTTATATTAGAAATGTCTATTCCCGGCACGAAGTGGGCCAGTACAGAGTTGCTATAAGCGAACAGCGGAAGCACCCTGGTATTCTAATAACCGACAGAGGCATTACTAACATGATCAACCTCGCCAAGGGAATCATCCAGTGTATTCGTGCAACCTGGATGCTACTGAACGCGTGGCTGTTACCTCCTGCCTTACCAATTACGGCTTCATGACCGCAGAGATTTGGTGAATAAGTTGATCGCGAGCCCGTATGCCAGCATTGGGCGAAAGCGCCTGTTCATCCTGAATCAGTTTAGCGAAAACGATTTTTTGGGTTCCTTTTGTTGCCCAGCCGACATACCAGCCATAGGCATTATTTGGATCGTATTTATTGTCCTGTCCCGGCGAACCTGTACCCGTCTTGCCGTGAATAATCCAGCCCTCAGGGCTGACATCATACCGGGTGATGTTATCCGTCATTTCGTACGCAATACTCTTCAATGGCAACTGACGGTTGACCACTTTCCTTAAAAAGGCGATTTGCTGAACAGGCGATACCTGTAATGATGACATCACCCATACGCCCTTTTGACCCGGTGCGCTGACATCAACGGCAGAAACATCTTTATTGCCGTAATCAAAAGCCCTCACATAGCGTTCAAAGGTCTGTTGCCCGAGCTTTCCCACAACCTGTTGTGAATACCAGAAAACAGAATATTTTAACCACGCGGTTGGATCGATTTTTTTCTTCCAGTTGTCACCGCCCCAGTCCGGGTATCCTGCTTTGTAGTCCCAGGCAGGTTCACTTTCGTTTTTTAATACTCCGGCATCAAACCCCATCAGGCTTATCGCTATTTTAAACGTTGAAGCGGGGGTCACTTGTTTATTGCATTCCTGACCCTCCTGCAAAATGACTTTTCCTGATTCGGCCGCAACGATCAGTGTACATAAGTCTTTGGAGAATGCATTTTGGGCGCAGAGAATAGAAATTAATGAGGCAATCACAGCTATATTATTTTTCATTGTTTTCCGGTGAAGTCTGGACGTTACTTAAAATGAACTTTATTTCTTTTCAAAAGAACAATCCCTGCAATAGTCGCTATTCAGCAGCGCATAAAGATACTCATCCCCCCACTCTCCTTTAAAAAAAATATTCTGCCGATAATGTGCTTCGCGGCGGAAACCAAGTTTTTCC
Above is a genomic segment from Kosakonia radicincitans DSM 16656 containing:
- a CDS encoding DUF485 domain-containing protein, which translates into the protein MMNNIYQQIENSAHFRELVERRQRFAFSLSIIMLIIYVGFILLIAFAPHWLGTPLHEGTSVTRGIPIGIGVIVISFVLTGVYVWRANGEFDRLTKAVLSEVKAS
- the actP gene encoding cation/acetate symporter ActP, producing the protein MKRVLTALAATLPFTAHAADAITGEVQRQPTNWQAIIMFVIFVALTLYITYWASKRVRSRNDYYTAGGNITGFQNGLAIAGDFMSAASFLGISALVYTSGYDGLIYSLGFLVGWPIILFLIAERLRNLGRYTFADVASYRLKQGPIRTLSACGSLVVVALYLIAQMVGAGKLIELLFGLNYHVAVVLVGVLMVLYVLFGGMLATTWVQIIKAVLLLFGASFMAFMVMKHVGFSFNNLFTEAMAVHPKGAAIMSPGGLVKDPISALSLGLGLMFGTAGLPHILMRFFTVSDAREARKSVFYATGFMGYFYILTFIIGFGAIMLVGANPAFKDAAGTLIGGNNMAAVHLADAVGGNLFLGFISAVAFATILAVVAGLTLAGASAVSHDLYANVFRKGATERQELKVSKITVLVLGVVAILLGILFEKQNIAFMVGLAFSIAASCNFPIILLSMYWSKLTTRGAMIGGWLGLLTAVILMILGPTIWVQILGHATAVFPYEYPALFSIAVAFIGIWIFSATDNTEAGKLEREQFRAQFIRSQTGIGIEQGRAH
- the yajD gene encoding HNH nuclease YajD; its protein translation is MALIPKNYARLESGYREKALKIYPWVCGRCSREFVYSNLRELTVHHIDHDHTNNPEDGSNWELLCLYCHDHEHSKYTEADQYGATVVAGEDAQNDVGAATYNPFADLKSMLNKKK
- a CDS encoding omptin family outer membrane protease, which translates into the protein MKKSSVAVMMMAAFSGAVYAGPAQFTPDFSPESLTVSASGGMLSGKSHEMVYDEVTGRKISQLDWKLKNVAILKGDISWDAYSFLTLNARGWTSMASGSGHMDDYDWLNDKQSAWTDHSSHPATHVNYANEYDLNVKGWIFQGENYKAGVTAGYQETRFSWTATGGSYNYDNGTNIGNFPAGERGIGYSQRFSMPYIGLAGQYRINDFEFNALFKFSDWVRAHDNDEHYMRDLTFREKTSSSRYYGASIDAGYYVTPQAKVFAEFAYSRFEEGKGGTQIIDTNSGESASIGGDAAGISNNNYTVTAGLQYRF
- the blaOXA gene encoding class D beta-lactamase, which produces MKNNIAVIASLISILCAQNAFSKDLCTLIVAAESGKVILQEGQECNKQVTPASTFKIAISLMGFDAGVLKNESEPAWDYKAGYPDWGGDNWKKKIDPTAWLKYSVFWYSQQVVGKLGQQTFERYVRAFDYGNKDVSAVDVSAPGQKGVWVMSSLQVSPVQQIAFLRKVVNRQLPLKSIAYEMTDNITRYDVSPEGWIIHGKTGTGSPGQDNKYDPNNAYGWYVGWATKGTQKIVFAKLIQDEQALSPNAGIRARDQLIHQISAVMKP